A stretch of the Cottoperca gobio chromosome 2, fCotGob3.1, whole genome shotgun sequence genome encodes the following:
- the zeb2b gene encoding zinc finger E-box-binding homeobox 2b isoform X3, translating to MKQEIMADGPRCKRRKQANPRRKNALNYENVVETGSETEEEDKLLVSEEDPLINGTGSPSSLTNPEASPRAESHGLLTKEEEDDEMRDSGVEHIWPDNDMLSASVDGTDEIKDDFDTLGPDATLQSVGNGTVKSVDCTSEFEDFFAKRKLDDGDSHVVSIAEYLQRGDTAIIYPEAPEELSRLGTPEAIGPEENDLPPGTPDAFAQLLTCPYCDRGYKRLTSLKEHIKYRHEKNEENFACPLCNYTFAYRTQLERHMATHKPARDQHQLLNQAAGNRKFKCTECGKAFKYKHHLKEHLRIHSGEKPYECPNCKKRFSHSGSYSSHISSKKCIGLIAVNGRMRSNMKTGSSPTSSSSSPTNSAITQLRQKLENGKPLGLSEHNNHMSIKTEPLDFNDYKLMMASHGFGAPGAFMNGMGGNSPLGIHHNSTGQSPLQHLGMATLESQLLCYPGPLGNNLSEVQKVLQIVDNTVCRQKMDCKPEELSRLKAYMKELGSQVEEQKLALTSTGAQMGLPLVNHNGATKSIIDYTLEKVNEAKACLQSLTTDSKRQISDIKREKSNHMLEGNVDEKVQDILFTPYICQYCKESFTGPIPLHQHERYLCKMNEEIKAVLQPSENLMANKPVIFMEKNTHLSSSMLSEKVLTVPLNPYRDHMSVLKAYFAMNMEPNSDELLKISIAVGLPQEFVKEWFEQRKMYQYATTRTPPLENRHNMEMLVGTYNIHALPKDSMAARSPVSLMKPTDRITSPSIAELHHNVNNCDNPLRHFKNHQFGGSGKPTGEKLDHSRSNTPSPLNLSSTSSKNSHSSSYTPNSLTSEDLQAEPLDLSLPRLMKEPKHALTVKSRLKVNSISTDHNGIPSPREHFEEPLNLAYLKKEFSGSINNGNLEKSTSPIFGINPFAGKPLYTSLPPQSAFPTATFMPPMQASIPGLRPYPGMEQMGFLPHMAYTYAAGAATFAEMQQRRKYQRKPGFQGDLLDGTPDYMSGLDDMTDPDSCLSRKKIKKTESGKRPHQCQICKKAFKHKHHLIEHSRLHSGEKPYQCDKCGKRFSHSGSYSQHMNHRYSYCKREAEEREAAEREAREKGHLEPTELLMSRAYLQGMTPQGYPELAEREAILRHDAVNGGIREGRKEVDGTYAKIGRRDEFEEEEEESKSMDTDPDTLRDEEENGEHSMDDSSLDGKTETKSDHEDTMEDGM from the exons CTCTGAACTACGAGAATGTGGTGGAGACCGGCTCAGAGaccgaggaggaggacaagCTGCTGGTGTCCGAAGAAGACCCCCTGATCAACGGTACGGGCAGCCCATCCAGCCTCACCAACCCGGAGGCCTCTCCACGTGCCGAGAGCCACGGCCTGCTgaccaaggaggaggaggacgacgaGATGCGGGACAGCGGCGTGGAGCACATCTGGCCCGACAACGACATGCTGAGTGCCTCGGTCGACGGTACTG ATGAAATAAAAGATGATTTTGACACCCTGGGCCCTGATGCCACTTTGCAGTCAGTTGGAAACGGTACAG tcAAGAGTGTCGATTGCACTTCAGAGTTCGAGGACTTCTTCGCCAAGCGGAAGCTGGACGACGGCGACAGCCACGTGGTGAGCATCGCAGAGTACTTACAGAGGGGCGACACCGCCATCATCTACCCAGAAGCCCCCGAGGAGCTGTCCCGCCTGGGCACGCCGGAGGCCATTGGTCCAGAGGAGAACG ACCTGCCACCTGGAACGCCAGATGCCTTCGCCCAACTGTTGACCTGCCCCTACTGCGACCGAGGCTACAAGCGTTTGACATCGCTGAAGGAGCACATCAAGTACCGCCATGAGAAGAACGAGGAGAACTTCGCCTGCCCCCTGTGCAACTACACGTTTGCTTACCGCACTCAGCTTGAGAGGCATATGGCCACACACAAGCCTGCGAGGGATCAG cacCAACTGCTCAACCAAGCGGCCGGCAACCGCAAGTTCAAATGCACCGAGTGCGGCAAGGCCTTCAAATACAAGCACCATCTGAAGGAACACCTCCGGATTCATAGCG GCGAAAAACCGTACGAGTGCCCCAACTGCAAGAAGCGTTTCTCCCACTCCGGCTCCTACAGTTCCCACATAAGCAGCAAGAAGTGCATTGGCCTGATTGCTGTCAACGGCAGGATGCGCAGCAACATGAAGACAGgctcctcccccacctcctcctcctcctcgcccacCAACTCCGCCATCACCCAGCTGCGGCAGAAGCTGGAGAACGGCAAGCCACTCGGCCTCTCCGAACACAACAACCACATGAGCATCAAGACGGAGCCGCTCGACTTCAACGACTACAAGCTGATGATGGCTTCTCATGGATTCGGGGCTCCTGGAGCGTTCATGAACGGCATGGGAGGGAACAGCCCACTGGGGATCCACCACAACTCCACGGGCCAGAGCCCTCTGCAGCACCTCGGGATGGCCACGCTTGAGTCGCAGCTCTTGTGCTACCCAGGGCCACTGGGGAACAACCTGAGCGAGGTGCAGAAGGTTCTTCAGATCGTGGACAACACTGTGTGCAGGCAGAAAATGGACTGCAAGCCAGAGGAGCTCTCCAGGCTCAAGGCCTACATGAAGGAGCTGGGGTCCCAGGTGGAAGAGCAGAAACTGGCGCTGACATCTACGGGAGCTCAGATGGGTCTTCCACTTGTCAATCACAACGGCGCCACCAAAAGCATCATCGACTACACACTAGAAAAAGTGAACGAAGCCAAAGCCTGCCTCCAGAGCTTGACAAcagactcaaagagacagatTAGCGATATCAAACGAGAGAAATCCAACCACATGCTTGAAGGAAATGTGGATGAGAAGGTGCAGGACATTTTGTTTACACCTTATATTTGCCAATACTGCAAAGAATCGTTCACCGGGCCAATACCTTTGCATCAGCATGAACGCTACCTGTGTAAAATGAACGAGGAGATAAAAGCCGTGCTACAGCCGAGTGAGAATTTGATGGCCAACAAGCCAGTGATATTCATGGAGAAAAACACCCACTTATCCTCCTCCATGTTGTCTGAGAAGGTACTCACTGTGCCCCTTAACCCTTACAGGGACCACATGTCTGTGCTGAAAGCATATTTTGCCATGAACATGGAGCCAAACTCGGACGAGCTGCTCAAGATTTCCATAGCGGTCGGCCTTCCTCAGGAATTTGTCAAGGAGTGGTTCGAGCAGCGAAAGATGTACCAGTACGCCACTACCAGAACCCCACCACTAGAAAATAGGCACAACATGGAAATGCTAGTCGGAACATATAACATACACGCTCTACCAAAAGACTCTATGGCAGCTAGGTCACCTGTGTCTCTAATGAAACCGACTGACCGCATCACATCCCCCTCCATAGCAGAGCTCCATCACAACGTTAACAACTGTGACAACCCGCTCAGACATTTCAAAAACCACCAGTTCGGCGGCAGCGGCAAACCTACAGGTGAAAAGTTGGACCACTCCCGCAGCAACACCCCCTCCCCACTCAATCTGTCCTCCACATCTTCCAAAAACTCTCACAGCAGCTCCTACACTCCAAACAGCTTGACTTCAGAAGACCTGCAGGCTGAGCCGCTGGACCTCTCTCTGCCGAGACTAATGAAGGAACCCAAGCATGCACTGACTGTCAAAAGCAGACTTAAAGTCAACAGCATTTCCACTGACCATAACGGCATCCCCTCTCCACGAGAGCACTTCGAAGAGCCTTTGAACTTGGCCTATCTCAAGAAGGAATTCTCAGGCTCTATCAACAACGGAAACCTTGAAAAAAGCACTAGCCCCATCTTCGGCATTAACCCGTTTGCTGGCAAACCCCTCTACACGTCACTTCCACCTCAGAGCGCTTTTCCAACTGCCACATTCATGCCCCCGATGCAGGCCAGCATACCGGGTCTTAGGCCCTATCCGGGCATGGAGCAAATGGGCTTCCTACCACACATGGCCTACACTTATGCAGCAGGGGCAGCTACCTTTGCCGAGatgcagcagaggagaaagtaCCAGCGGAAACCAGGTTTCCAG GGGGACCTGCTCGACGGTACACCCGATTACATGTCAGGGCTGGACGACATGACAGACCCCGACTCCTGTCTGTCGCGGAAGAAGATTAAGAAGACCGAAAGTG GAAAGAGGCCGCACCAGTGCCAGATCTGCAAGAAAgccttcaaacacaaacaccatcTCATCGAACACTCCAGACTGCACTCGGGGGAGAAGCCTTACCAGTGCGACAAGTGTGGGAAGAGGTTCTCCCACTCAGGCTCCTACTCGCAGCACATGAACCACCGCTACTCCTACTGCAAGCGGGAGGCCGAGGAGCGGGAGGCAGCTGAGAGGGAGGCCCGTGAGAAGGGCCACCTGGAGCCCACGGAGCTGCTGATGAGCCGGGCCTACTTGCAGGGCATGACTCCTCAAGGATACCCGGAGCTGGCGGAGCGCGAGGCCATCCTGAGGCACGACGCCGTGAACGGAGGGATCAGAGAGGGACGGAAGGAAGTGGACGGAACGTATGCGAAGATTGGACGGAGGGACGAgtttgaggaagaggaagaggaaagcaaGAGCATGGACACGGACCCGGACACGTTGAGGGACGAGGAGGAGAACGGAGAGCACTCGATGGACGATAGCTCGCTGGACGGCAAAACGGAAACCAAATCGGATCACGAGGACACGATGGAGGACGGCATGTAA
- the zeb2b gene encoding zinc finger E-box-binding homeobox 2b isoform X1: MKQEIMADGPRCKRRKQANPRRKNALNYENVVETGSETEEEDKLLVSEEDPLINGTGSPSSLTNPEASPRAESHGLLTKEEEDDEMRDSGVEHIWPDNDMLSASVDGTDEIKDDFDTLGPDATLQSVGNGTVKSVDCTSEFEDFFAKRKLDDGDSHVVSIAEYLQRGDTAIIYPEAPEELSRLGTPEAIGPEENDLPPGTPDAFAQLLTCPYCDRGYKRLTSLKEHIKYRHEKNEENFACPLCNYTFAYRTQLERHMATHKPARDQHQLLNQAAGNRKFKCTECGKAFKYKHHLKEHLRIHSGEKPYECPNCKKRFSHSGSYSSHISSKKCIGLIAVNGRMRSNMKTGSSPTSSSSSPTNSAITQLRQKLENGKPLGLSEHNNHMSIKTEPLDFNDYKLMMASHGFGAPGAFMNGMGGNSPLGIHHNSTGQSPLQHLGMATLESQLLCYPGPLGNNLSEVQKVLQIVDNTVCRQKMDCKPEELSRLKAYMKELGSQVEEQKLALTSTGAQMGLPLVNHNGATKSIIDYTLEKVNEAKACLQSLTTDSKRQISDIKREKSNHMLEGNVDEKVQDILFTPYICQYCKESFTGPIPLHQHERYLCKMNEEIKAVLQPSENLMANKPVIFMEKNTHLSSSMLSEKVLTVPLNPYRDHMSVLKAYFAMNMEPNSDELLKISIAVGLPQEFVKEWFEQRKMYQYATTRTPPLENRHNMEMLVGTYNIHALPKDSMAARSPVSLMKPTDRITSPSIAELHHNVNNCDNPLRHFKNHQFGGSGKPTGEKLDHSRSNTPSPLNLSSTSSKNSHSSSYTPNSLTSEDLQAEPLDLSLPRLMKEPKHALTVKSRLKVNSISTDHNGIPSPREHFEEPLNLAYLKKEFSGSINNGNLEKSTSPIFGINPFAGKPLYTSLPPQSAFPTATFMPPMQASIPGLRPYPGMEQMGFLPHMAYTYAAGAATFAEMQQRRKYQRKPGFQGDLLDGTPDYMSGLDDMTDPDSCLSRKKIKKTESGMYACDLCDKTFQKSSSLLRHKYEHTGKRPHQCQICKKAFKHKHHLIEHSRLHSGEKPYQCDKCGKRFSHSGSYSQHMNHRYSYCKREAEEREAAEREAREKGHLEPTELLMSRAYLQGMTPQGYPELAEREAILRHDAVNGGIREGRKEVDGTYAKIGRRDEFEEEEEESKSMDTDPDTLRDEEENGEHSMDDSSLDGKTETKSDHEDTMEDGM, encoded by the exons CTCTGAACTACGAGAATGTGGTGGAGACCGGCTCAGAGaccgaggaggaggacaagCTGCTGGTGTCCGAAGAAGACCCCCTGATCAACGGTACGGGCAGCCCATCCAGCCTCACCAACCCGGAGGCCTCTCCACGTGCCGAGAGCCACGGCCTGCTgaccaaggaggaggaggacgacgaGATGCGGGACAGCGGCGTGGAGCACATCTGGCCCGACAACGACATGCTGAGTGCCTCGGTCGACGGTACTG ATGAAATAAAAGATGATTTTGACACCCTGGGCCCTGATGCCACTTTGCAGTCAGTTGGAAACGGTACAG tcAAGAGTGTCGATTGCACTTCAGAGTTCGAGGACTTCTTCGCCAAGCGGAAGCTGGACGACGGCGACAGCCACGTGGTGAGCATCGCAGAGTACTTACAGAGGGGCGACACCGCCATCATCTACCCAGAAGCCCCCGAGGAGCTGTCCCGCCTGGGCACGCCGGAGGCCATTGGTCCAGAGGAGAACG ACCTGCCACCTGGAACGCCAGATGCCTTCGCCCAACTGTTGACCTGCCCCTACTGCGACCGAGGCTACAAGCGTTTGACATCGCTGAAGGAGCACATCAAGTACCGCCATGAGAAGAACGAGGAGAACTTCGCCTGCCCCCTGTGCAACTACACGTTTGCTTACCGCACTCAGCTTGAGAGGCATATGGCCACACACAAGCCTGCGAGGGATCAG cacCAACTGCTCAACCAAGCGGCCGGCAACCGCAAGTTCAAATGCACCGAGTGCGGCAAGGCCTTCAAATACAAGCACCATCTGAAGGAACACCTCCGGATTCATAGCG GCGAAAAACCGTACGAGTGCCCCAACTGCAAGAAGCGTTTCTCCCACTCCGGCTCCTACAGTTCCCACATAAGCAGCAAGAAGTGCATTGGCCTGATTGCTGTCAACGGCAGGATGCGCAGCAACATGAAGACAGgctcctcccccacctcctcctcctcctcgcccacCAACTCCGCCATCACCCAGCTGCGGCAGAAGCTGGAGAACGGCAAGCCACTCGGCCTCTCCGAACACAACAACCACATGAGCATCAAGACGGAGCCGCTCGACTTCAACGACTACAAGCTGATGATGGCTTCTCATGGATTCGGGGCTCCTGGAGCGTTCATGAACGGCATGGGAGGGAACAGCCCACTGGGGATCCACCACAACTCCACGGGCCAGAGCCCTCTGCAGCACCTCGGGATGGCCACGCTTGAGTCGCAGCTCTTGTGCTACCCAGGGCCACTGGGGAACAACCTGAGCGAGGTGCAGAAGGTTCTTCAGATCGTGGACAACACTGTGTGCAGGCAGAAAATGGACTGCAAGCCAGAGGAGCTCTCCAGGCTCAAGGCCTACATGAAGGAGCTGGGGTCCCAGGTGGAAGAGCAGAAACTGGCGCTGACATCTACGGGAGCTCAGATGGGTCTTCCACTTGTCAATCACAACGGCGCCACCAAAAGCATCATCGACTACACACTAGAAAAAGTGAACGAAGCCAAAGCCTGCCTCCAGAGCTTGACAAcagactcaaagagacagatTAGCGATATCAAACGAGAGAAATCCAACCACATGCTTGAAGGAAATGTGGATGAGAAGGTGCAGGACATTTTGTTTACACCTTATATTTGCCAATACTGCAAAGAATCGTTCACCGGGCCAATACCTTTGCATCAGCATGAACGCTACCTGTGTAAAATGAACGAGGAGATAAAAGCCGTGCTACAGCCGAGTGAGAATTTGATGGCCAACAAGCCAGTGATATTCATGGAGAAAAACACCCACTTATCCTCCTCCATGTTGTCTGAGAAGGTACTCACTGTGCCCCTTAACCCTTACAGGGACCACATGTCTGTGCTGAAAGCATATTTTGCCATGAACATGGAGCCAAACTCGGACGAGCTGCTCAAGATTTCCATAGCGGTCGGCCTTCCTCAGGAATTTGTCAAGGAGTGGTTCGAGCAGCGAAAGATGTACCAGTACGCCACTACCAGAACCCCACCACTAGAAAATAGGCACAACATGGAAATGCTAGTCGGAACATATAACATACACGCTCTACCAAAAGACTCTATGGCAGCTAGGTCACCTGTGTCTCTAATGAAACCGACTGACCGCATCACATCCCCCTCCATAGCAGAGCTCCATCACAACGTTAACAACTGTGACAACCCGCTCAGACATTTCAAAAACCACCAGTTCGGCGGCAGCGGCAAACCTACAGGTGAAAAGTTGGACCACTCCCGCAGCAACACCCCCTCCCCACTCAATCTGTCCTCCACATCTTCCAAAAACTCTCACAGCAGCTCCTACACTCCAAACAGCTTGACTTCAGAAGACCTGCAGGCTGAGCCGCTGGACCTCTCTCTGCCGAGACTAATGAAGGAACCCAAGCATGCACTGACTGTCAAAAGCAGACTTAAAGTCAACAGCATTTCCACTGACCATAACGGCATCCCCTCTCCACGAGAGCACTTCGAAGAGCCTTTGAACTTGGCCTATCTCAAGAAGGAATTCTCAGGCTCTATCAACAACGGAAACCTTGAAAAAAGCACTAGCCCCATCTTCGGCATTAACCCGTTTGCTGGCAAACCCCTCTACACGTCACTTCCACCTCAGAGCGCTTTTCCAACTGCCACATTCATGCCCCCGATGCAGGCCAGCATACCGGGTCTTAGGCCCTATCCGGGCATGGAGCAAATGGGCTTCCTACCACACATGGCCTACACTTATGCAGCAGGGGCAGCTACCTTTGCCGAGatgcagcagaggagaaagtaCCAGCGGAAACCAGGTTTCCAG GGGGACCTGCTCGACGGTACACCCGATTACATGTCAGGGCTGGACGACATGACAGACCCCGACTCCTGTCTGTCGCGGAAGAAGATTAAGAAGACCGAAAGTGGTATGTACGCGTGTGACTTGTGCGACAAAACATTCCAGAAGAGCAGTTCCCTTCTAAGACACAAATATGAGCACACAG GAAAGAGGCCGCACCAGTGCCAGATCTGCAAGAAAgccttcaaacacaaacaccatcTCATCGAACACTCCAGACTGCACTCGGGGGAGAAGCCTTACCAGTGCGACAAGTGTGGGAAGAGGTTCTCCCACTCAGGCTCCTACTCGCAGCACATGAACCACCGCTACTCCTACTGCAAGCGGGAGGCCGAGGAGCGGGAGGCAGCTGAGAGGGAGGCCCGTGAGAAGGGCCACCTGGAGCCCACGGAGCTGCTGATGAGCCGGGCCTACTTGCAGGGCATGACTCCTCAAGGATACCCGGAGCTGGCGGAGCGCGAGGCCATCCTGAGGCACGACGCCGTGAACGGAGGGATCAGAGAGGGACGGAAGGAAGTGGACGGAACGTATGCGAAGATTGGACGGAGGGACGAgtttgaggaagaggaagaggaaagcaaGAGCATGGACACGGACCCGGACACGTTGAGGGACGAGGAGGAGAACGGAGAGCACTCGATGGACGATAGCTCGCTGGACGGCAAAACGGAAACCAAATCGGATCACGAGGACACGATGGAGGACGGCATGTAA
- the zeb2b gene encoding zinc finger E-box-binding homeobox 2b isoform X2 has translation MHSALSLNYENVVETGSETEEEDKLLVSEEDPLINGTGSPSSLTNPEASPRAESHGLLTKEEEDDEMRDSGVEHIWPDNDMLSASVDGTDEIKDDFDTLGPDATLQSVGNGTVKSVDCTSEFEDFFAKRKLDDGDSHVVSIAEYLQRGDTAIIYPEAPEELSRLGTPEAIGPEENDLPPGTPDAFAQLLTCPYCDRGYKRLTSLKEHIKYRHEKNEENFACPLCNYTFAYRTQLERHMATHKPARDQHQLLNQAAGNRKFKCTECGKAFKYKHHLKEHLRIHSGEKPYECPNCKKRFSHSGSYSSHISSKKCIGLIAVNGRMRSNMKTGSSPTSSSSSPTNSAITQLRQKLENGKPLGLSEHNNHMSIKTEPLDFNDYKLMMASHGFGAPGAFMNGMGGNSPLGIHHNSTGQSPLQHLGMATLESQLLCYPGPLGNNLSEVQKVLQIVDNTVCRQKMDCKPEELSRLKAYMKELGSQVEEQKLALTSTGAQMGLPLVNHNGATKSIIDYTLEKVNEAKACLQSLTTDSKRQISDIKREKSNHMLEGNVDEKVQDILFTPYICQYCKESFTGPIPLHQHERYLCKMNEEIKAVLQPSENLMANKPVIFMEKNTHLSSSMLSEKVLTVPLNPYRDHMSVLKAYFAMNMEPNSDELLKISIAVGLPQEFVKEWFEQRKMYQYATTRTPPLENRHNMEMLVGTYNIHALPKDSMAARSPVSLMKPTDRITSPSIAELHHNVNNCDNPLRHFKNHQFGGSGKPTGEKLDHSRSNTPSPLNLSSTSSKNSHSSSYTPNSLTSEDLQAEPLDLSLPRLMKEPKHALTVKSRLKVNSISTDHNGIPSPREHFEEPLNLAYLKKEFSGSINNGNLEKSTSPIFGINPFAGKPLYTSLPPQSAFPTATFMPPMQASIPGLRPYPGMEQMGFLPHMAYTYAAGAATFAEMQQRRKYQRKPGFQGDLLDGTPDYMSGLDDMTDPDSCLSRKKIKKTESGMYACDLCDKTFQKSSSLLRHKYEHTGKRPHQCQICKKAFKHKHHLIEHSRLHSGEKPYQCDKCGKRFSHSGSYSQHMNHRYSYCKREAEEREAAEREAREKGHLEPTELLMSRAYLQGMTPQGYPELAEREAILRHDAVNGGIREGRKEVDGTYAKIGRRDEFEEEEEESKSMDTDPDTLRDEEENGEHSMDDSSLDGKTETKSDHEDTMEDGM, from the exons CTCTGAACTACGAGAATGTGGTGGAGACCGGCTCAGAGaccgaggaggaggacaagCTGCTGGTGTCCGAAGAAGACCCCCTGATCAACGGTACGGGCAGCCCATCCAGCCTCACCAACCCGGAGGCCTCTCCACGTGCCGAGAGCCACGGCCTGCTgaccaaggaggaggaggacgacgaGATGCGGGACAGCGGCGTGGAGCACATCTGGCCCGACAACGACATGCTGAGTGCCTCGGTCGACGGTACTG ATGAAATAAAAGATGATTTTGACACCCTGGGCCCTGATGCCACTTTGCAGTCAGTTGGAAACGGTACAG tcAAGAGTGTCGATTGCACTTCAGAGTTCGAGGACTTCTTCGCCAAGCGGAAGCTGGACGACGGCGACAGCCACGTGGTGAGCATCGCAGAGTACTTACAGAGGGGCGACACCGCCATCATCTACCCAGAAGCCCCCGAGGAGCTGTCCCGCCTGGGCACGCCGGAGGCCATTGGTCCAGAGGAGAACG ACCTGCCACCTGGAACGCCAGATGCCTTCGCCCAACTGTTGACCTGCCCCTACTGCGACCGAGGCTACAAGCGTTTGACATCGCTGAAGGAGCACATCAAGTACCGCCATGAGAAGAACGAGGAGAACTTCGCCTGCCCCCTGTGCAACTACACGTTTGCTTACCGCACTCAGCTTGAGAGGCATATGGCCACACACAAGCCTGCGAGGGATCAG cacCAACTGCTCAACCAAGCGGCCGGCAACCGCAAGTTCAAATGCACCGAGTGCGGCAAGGCCTTCAAATACAAGCACCATCTGAAGGAACACCTCCGGATTCATAGCG GCGAAAAACCGTACGAGTGCCCCAACTGCAAGAAGCGTTTCTCCCACTCCGGCTCCTACAGTTCCCACATAAGCAGCAAGAAGTGCATTGGCCTGATTGCTGTCAACGGCAGGATGCGCAGCAACATGAAGACAGgctcctcccccacctcctcctcctcctcgcccacCAACTCCGCCATCACCCAGCTGCGGCAGAAGCTGGAGAACGGCAAGCCACTCGGCCTCTCCGAACACAACAACCACATGAGCATCAAGACGGAGCCGCTCGACTTCAACGACTACAAGCTGATGATGGCTTCTCATGGATTCGGGGCTCCTGGAGCGTTCATGAACGGCATGGGAGGGAACAGCCCACTGGGGATCCACCACAACTCCACGGGCCAGAGCCCTCTGCAGCACCTCGGGATGGCCACGCTTGAGTCGCAGCTCTTGTGCTACCCAGGGCCACTGGGGAACAACCTGAGCGAGGTGCAGAAGGTTCTTCAGATCGTGGACAACACTGTGTGCAGGCAGAAAATGGACTGCAAGCCAGAGGAGCTCTCCAGGCTCAAGGCCTACATGAAGGAGCTGGGGTCCCAGGTGGAAGAGCAGAAACTGGCGCTGACATCTACGGGAGCTCAGATGGGTCTTCCACTTGTCAATCACAACGGCGCCACCAAAAGCATCATCGACTACACACTAGAAAAAGTGAACGAAGCCAAAGCCTGCCTCCAGAGCTTGACAAcagactcaaagagacagatTAGCGATATCAAACGAGAGAAATCCAACCACATGCTTGAAGGAAATGTGGATGAGAAGGTGCAGGACATTTTGTTTACACCTTATATTTGCCAATACTGCAAAGAATCGTTCACCGGGCCAATACCTTTGCATCAGCATGAACGCTACCTGTGTAAAATGAACGAGGAGATAAAAGCCGTGCTACAGCCGAGTGAGAATTTGATGGCCAACAAGCCAGTGATATTCATGGAGAAAAACACCCACTTATCCTCCTCCATGTTGTCTGAGAAGGTACTCACTGTGCCCCTTAACCCTTACAGGGACCACATGTCTGTGCTGAAAGCATATTTTGCCATGAACATGGAGCCAAACTCGGACGAGCTGCTCAAGATTTCCATAGCGGTCGGCCTTCCTCAGGAATTTGTCAAGGAGTGGTTCGAGCAGCGAAAGATGTACCAGTACGCCACTACCAGAACCCCACCACTAGAAAATAGGCACAACATGGAAATGCTAGTCGGAACATATAACATACACGCTCTACCAAAAGACTCTATGGCAGCTAGGTCACCTGTGTCTCTAATGAAACCGACTGACCGCATCACATCCCCCTCCATAGCAGAGCTCCATCACAACGTTAACAACTGTGACAACCCGCTCAGACATTTCAAAAACCACCAGTTCGGCGGCAGCGGCAAACCTACAGGTGAAAAGTTGGACCACTCCCGCAGCAACACCCCCTCCCCACTCAATCTGTCCTCCACATCTTCCAAAAACTCTCACAGCAGCTCCTACACTCCAAACAGCTTGACTTCAGAAGACCTGCAGGCTGAGCCGCTGGACCTCTCTCTGCCGAGACTAATGAAGGAACCCAAGCATGCACTGACTGTCAAAAGCAGACTTAAAGTCAACAGCATTTCCACTGACCATAACGGCATCCCCTCTCCACGAGAGCACTTCGAAGAGCCTTTGAACTTGGCCTATCTCAAGAAGGAATTCTCAGGCTCTATCAACAACGGAAACCTTGAAAAAAGCACTAGCCCCATCTTCGGCATTAACCCGTTTGCTGGCAAACCCCTCTACACGTCACTTCCACCTCAGAGCGCTTTTCCAACTGCCACATTCATGCCCCCGATGCAGGCCAGCATACCGGGTCTTAGGCCCTATCCGGGCATGGAGCAAATGGGCTTCCTACCACACATGGCCTACACTTATGCAGCAGGGGCAGCTACCTTTGCCGAGatgcagcagaggagaaagtaCCAGCGGAAACCAGGTTTCCAG GGGGACCTGCTCGACGGTACACCCGATTACATGTCAGGGCTGGACGACATGACAGACCCCGACTCCTGTCTGTCGCGGAAGAAGATTAAGAAGACCGAAAGTGGTATGTACGCGTGTGACTTGTGCGACAAAACATTCCAGAAGAGCAGTTCCCTTCTAAGACACAAATATGAGCACACAG GAAAGAGGCCGCACCAGTGCCAGATCTGCAAGAAAgccttcaaacacaaacaccatcTCATCGAACACTCCAGACTGCACTCGGGGGAGAAGCCTTACCAGTGCGACAAGTGTGGGAAGAGGTTCTCCCACTCAGGCTCCTACTCGCAGCACATGAACCACCGCTACTCCTACTGCAAGCGGGAGGCCGAGGAGCGGGAGGCAGCTGAGAGGGAGGCCCGTGAGAAGGGCCACCTGGAGCCCACGGAGCTGCTGATGAGCCGGGCCTACTTGCAGGGCATGACTCCTCAAGGATACCCGGAGCTGGCGGAGCGCGAGGCCATCCTGAGGCACGACGCCGTGAACGGAGGGATCAGAGAGGGACGGAAGGAAGTGGACGGAACGTATGCGAAGATTGGACGGAGGGACGAgtttgaggaagaggaagaggaaagcaaGAGCATGGACACGGACCCGGACACGTTGAGGGACGAGGAGGAGAACGGAGAGCACTCGATGGACGATAGCTCGCTGGACGGCAAAACGGAAACCAAATCGGATCACGAGGACACGATGGAGGACGGCATGTAA